A genomic region of Rhipicephalus sanguineus isolate Rsan-2018 chromosome 1, BIME_Rsan_1.4, whole genome shotgun sequence contains the following coding sequences:
- the LOC119381763 gene encoding endochitinase, with protein MPKKEASALKGGIGLDEDPFLKSTCVYSISSCMILILVFFVALPGALMPYLTRVRFIREVPKKEDVQLDSRGPEPLLICQLDPHSFSRPPPWTYAQRYIPIHLCSHIVLPLVGLPDFFSDMQNYDSLSLANPPFHLADLTPLVKSKPHLRLIAGLGSFQDASGLLQHLALSQERSMAFSRNLLRWTLVNHLDGLMVTGLFPVSDSRLRNCAVRLLKKMATLFRHREFMLVLPPESSLLSRPKAGKRLAQLVDKIVLPPQWLGLSRALEKILSSGFPPSQLVGAIRFEGIPYTLNHRDSYTGTVPGNENTFAYHELCVKRGWKRHRDGDITFLHRGRSWYIYEDEHSLAAQTAKFMEKGLAGILVWDVSADDFLGFCGRKNILLETVRNASLTMGAPLLNLTSEALNKDPMNASSVAELNMSIL; from the coding sequence ATGCCCAAGAAGGAGGCCTCGGCCCTCAAGGGCGGCATCGGGCTCGACGAAGATCCCTTCCTCAAGAGCACCTGTGTTTACTCCATCAGCTCGTGCATGATCTTGATCTTGGTGTTCTTCGTGGCGCTTCCCGGTGCACTGATGCCCTACCTGACCCGGGTTCGGTTTATCAGAGAAGTGCCCAAAAAGGAAGACGTCCAGCTGGATAGCAGAGGTCCCGAACCCCTCCTGATCTGCCAGTTGGACCCGCACAGCTTTTCGAGGCCTCCGCCGTGGACGTACGCCCAGAGGTACATCCCTATTCACCTGTGCTCGCACATTGTGCTCCCGCTTGTAGGTCTACCAGACTTCTTCAGCGACATGCAGAACTATGACAGCCTGAGCTTGGCCAACCCTCCGTTTCACCTTGCCGATCTGACTCCCCTCGTCAAGTCTAAGCCGCACCTCAGGCTTATCGCAGGGCTGGGGAGTTTTCAAGATGCCAGCGGGCTCCTGCAACACCTTGCCTTGAGCCAAGAAAGAAGCATGGCGTTCTCACGGAACTTACTCCGTTGGACTCTCGTGAACCACCTAGACGGACTCATGGTGACCGGTCTTTTTCCAGTATCAGACAGCCGCTTACGCAACTGCGCCGTACGCTTGCTCAAGAAAATGGCGACTCTCTTCCGCCACAGGGAGTTCATGCTCGTGTTGCCCCCCGAGTCTTCCTTATTAAGCAGGCCTAAAGCGGGCAAGAGGCTTGCGCAGCTGGTTGACAAGATCGTGCTGCCACCACAGTGGCTTGGACTCAGCCGTGCGCTGGAGAAAATTCTCTCCAGCGGCTTTCCTCCTTCTCAGCTTGTTGGGGCAATCCGCTTCGAAGGTATCCCATACACGCTAAACCACAGGGATAGTTACACTGGCACCGTGCCAGGTAACGAGAACACGTTCGCGTACCACGAGTTGTGCGTCAAGCGAGGATGGAAGCGCCACAGGGATGGAGACATCACTTTCTTGCACCGCGGCCGCTCATGGTACATATACGAAGACGAGCACTCTCTGGCAGCGCAAACAGCAAAATTCATGGAGAAAGGACTTGCGGGCATCCTCGTGTGGGACGTCAGTGCCGACGACTTCCTAGGATTCTGCGGCCGCAAGAACATCCTGCTGGAAACAGTACGCAATGCTTCTTTAACGATGGGTGCACCGTTATTGAATTTGACGTCGGAAGCATTGAATAAGGATCCCATGAATGCCTCTTCAGTTGCTGAATTAAACATGTCTATTTTATGA